In Flavobacterium sp. WV_118_3, one DNA window encodes the following:
- a CDS encoding T9SS type A sorting domain-containing protein, whose amino-acid sequence MKKIIFEVKRAAIVCGLFLLTTLSVNGQTLTLGTTNALSMPAPTTSGSPVTYMYNVTIPYFANQLTGTFNITVPYSCPTNYTKKLFLSNALGAVNSSSGSNIITIPGTLGVGVNSYTVTGYCEDGSSLPDPVITTFNIKIIVTRETAPSVSLSFAPYCKLTPNSNPPLYNGYIGFNVTGNYANAGKLYLRVTNALGTCPTADYKVTLLNASGAATATINPTASFYDCAAGTTYTIKLVYKTTSMSGTAISYVVNSGEIGWTDYSWAKTFRSCLNKLEPVPGDPVFGRNVAEDMTAELADVKKYNVYPNPTNSDLNIAPAEGKEIRSAKVIDPSGFVYETKAFRNGKGKQSINMSHLKPGIYFVEIETNEGVFVEKVVKN is encoded by the coding sequence ATGAAAAAAATTATTTTCGAGGTAAAAAGAGCTGCGATTGTGTGCGGATTGTTTTTACTAACAACCTTGTCGGTAAATGGGCAAACTTTGACTTTAGGGACTACAAATGCATTAAGTATGCCGGCTCCAACAACTTCTGGAAGTCCGGTGACGTATATGTATAATGTAACCATACCGTATTTTGCCAACCAATTAACGGGGACGTTTAATATAACCGTTCCGTATTCTTGTCCGACAAATTATACAAAAAAGTTATTTTTAAGCAATGCATTAGGTGCAGTAAACTCATCATCTGGAAGCAATATAATAACAATTCCGGGGACATTGGGAGTTGGAGTAAATAGTTATACGGTAACCGGGTACTGTGAAGATGGGTCGAGTTTGCCGGATCCGGTAATAACAACATTTAATATCAAAATTATAGTGACGCGAGAAACAGCACCGTCTGTTAGCTTAAGTTTTGCGCCATATTGTAAGCTTACGCCTAATAGTAATCCGCCACTGTATAATGGTTATATCGGATTTAATGTAACAGGAAATTATGCAAATGCCGGTAAATTATATTTAAGAGTAACAAATGCTTTGGGGACTTGTCCTACTGCCGATTATAAAGTGACCTTGTTGAATGCTTCCGGAGCAGCTACGGCTACTATTAATCCTACAGCTAGTTTTTACGATTGTGCCGCTGGTACAACCTATACAATTAAGCTGGTATATAAAACAACAAGTATGTCGGGAACGGCAATTAGCTATGTTGTGAATAGTGGTGAAATTGGTTGGACGGATTACAGTTGGGCGAAAACATTTCGATCATGTCTAAACAAACTTGAACCTGTACCTGGAGATCCGGTATTTGGACGTAACGTAGCTGAAGACATGACGGCTGAGCTTGCAGATGTTAAAAAATACAACGTATATCCAAACCCAACCAACAGCGATTTGAATATAGCACCAGCCGAAGGGAAAGAGATTCGTAGTGCTAAAGTGATCGATCCAAGCGGTTTTGTATACGAAACCAAAGCGTTTCGTAACGGAAAAGGAAAGCAATCCATCAATATGAGTCATTTAAAGCCGGGAATCTATTTTGTAGAAATCGAAACCAACGAAGGGGTGTTTGTAGAAAAAGTAGTGAAAAACTAA
- a CDS encoding OmpA family protein, which yields MPKKATYLLGILATLIIGCFLYHQFCCVHCGNTCSEKDNTAIGSTDNTTLHPAYPFALKGNGIRFNAQDNFNFLKNDFKKLLPVDDSIAIGAASLKSFLENSPALLKINGFALQDEVNSSIFPNLGYARANEIKNYFVSQGIPSAKIEINGKISDDLIVQNGTLLGPITFDLVEPATEAKPETDWQAVKTQLNTNPLTLYFNSGQTEILLSETDRQKIADMIRYIDHVENAKLDIIGYTDNVGNRETNIHIGQQRADFAKNYFIQNGIPPDKINSSSKGPDDPLQSNTTKEGQAKNRRTVITIH from the coding sequence ATGCCAAAAAAAGCGACTTACCTTCTTGGTATACTAGCAACCCTAATTATCGGTTGTTTTTTGTACCATCAATTTTGTTGTGTCCATTGTGGCAATACCTGTTCTGAAAAGGACAACACAGCTATTGGTAGCACAGACAATACCACGCTTCATCCGGCCTATCCGTTTGCCTTGAAAGGCAACGGCATTCGTTTTAACGCACAGGATAATTTTAATTTTTTAAAAAATGATTTTAAAAAACTACTTCCTGTCGACGATTCGATAGCAATCGGGGCGGCTTCACTAAAATCATTTCTTGAAAACAGTCCGGCATTATTAAAAATCAACGGGTTTGCGCTACAAGACGAAGTCAATTCTTCCATTTTTCCAAATCTGGGCTATGCGCGGGCCAACGAGATCAAAAATTATTTTGTTTCCCAGGGAATCCCTTCCGCTAAAATTGAAATTAATGGCAAAATTAGTGATGACTTGATTGTTCAGAACGGAACACTGCTCGGACCGATCACCTTTGACCTTGTCGAACCCGCTACCGAAGCCAAGCCGGAAACCGACTGGCAAGCTGTAAAAACACAATTGAACACCAATCCACTGACACTCTATTTTAACTCTGGACAAACTGAGATTCTCCTATCCGAAACCGACCGTCAGAAAATAGCTGATATGATACGCTATATCGATCATGTGGAAAATGCCAAACTGGATATCATAGGTTATACCGACAATGTCGGCAACCGCGAAACCAATATCCATATCGGGCAGCAACGTGCCGATTTTGCCAAAAATTACTTTATTCAAAATGGCATCCCACCAGATAAGATCAACAGCAGCTCCAAAGGTCCGGACGATCCGTTGCAAAGCAACACTACCAAAGAAGGACAAGCTAAAAACAGACGTACCGTAATCACGATCCATTAA
- a CDS encoding T9SS type A sorting domain-containing protein: protein MSTNLFAALTGNLQFSPALGANITVYPNSTLYPASYEVRISVSSYSNTFCAGSYSLSLERRNITNGTSGTWGSVTPNTPFPNLGTVESYSGTCMIYQAHATKYEYRVKIVFNPTGSSGTTCATMANEEKYTNIGTVQVKPKAVPNFTVNGMTIPADASPLSPCYSQALVMDADLTSNESDYFMAVAESNRWWESTGNLEWGGWFAGQAPDNIVVQDKMLNNKHYFTAPTPAQVTASPSLAVLKGGLLQSPPSLAGQDRYYRLQICVGEPEWTCKMVLVRFDMGCRTASVVDVSDSKEIGEFLTEENTSGVKLFPNPVKDVVSINTKEKVSGYTVYNLSNTIVKTEQNKKGDLQQVDLTGLKQGLYVIEITTEKGVERHKIIKE, encoded by the coding sequence ATGAGTACAAATCTCTTTGCGGCGTTAACAGGAAACCTGCAATTTTCTCCGGCGTTGGGTGCGAACATAACGGTTTATCCGAATAGTACGCTTTATCCGGCTAGCTATGAAGTACGAATTTCGGTTTCGTCTTATTCCAATACATTTTGTGCGGGAAGCTATTCTCTTTCATTAGAGCGCAGAAATATTACAAACGGCACATCGGGAACCTGGGGAAGTGTAACGCCCAATACTCCGTTTCCAAACCTTGGAACTGTCGAGTCGTATTCCGGGACATGTATGATTTATCAAGCTCATGCGACTAAATACGAATACAGAGTAAAAATTGTTTTCAATCCTACGGGTTCATCTGGTACAACTTGTGCTACTATGGCAAACGAAGAAAAATATACCAATATCGGAACGGTTCAGGTAAAACCAAAAGCAGTGCCGAACTTTACCGTAAATGGGATGACTATTCCGGCGGATGCATCCCCGTTATCTCCATGTTATTCACAAGCATTAGTTATGGATGCCGATCTAACTAGTAATGAATCCGACTATTTTATGGCGGTAGCCGAATCCAATCGTTGGTGGGAAAGTACCGGAAATTTAGAATGGGGCGGATGGTTTGCTGGTCAGGCTCCGGATAATATCGTGGTTCAGGACAAAATGCTTAATAATAAGCATTATTTTACAGCACCAACACCAGCTCAGGTTACGGCGAGCCCATCGTTAGCGGTTTTAAAAGGAGGATTGCTTCAAAGCCCACCATCTTTAGCCGGGCAAGACCGTTATTATCGTCTCCAGATCTGTGTGGGCGAACCGGAATGGACCTGTAAAATGGTTTTAGTTCGTTTCGATATGGGTTGTAGAACCGCTTCGGTTGTAGATGTATCTGATTCAAAAGAAATAGGAGAATTTTTAACGGAAGAAAATACATCTGGTGTGAAGTTATTCCCTAATCCGGTGAAAGATGTTGTTAGTATCAACACCAAAGAAAAAGTATCCGGATATACGGTTTATAATTTAAGCAATACGATCGTAAAAACAGAACAAAACAAAAAAGGCGATCTTCAGCAAGTAGACCTTACCGGTCTTAAACAAGGGTTATATGTTATTGAAATCACTACCGAAAAAGGAGTGGAAAGACATAAAATCATAAAAGAATAA
- a CDS encoding TspO/MBR family protein, giving the protein MKNITRIVMIVVTCLVVGYFSGIVTRGSIETWYPTLVKPSFNPPNWLFAPVWSTLYIMMGIAAGLVWNRIDFERDAVKRALLFFTIQLGLNALWSFLFFGLHNVLLALIELVILWLMIYETYQSFRKIHKIAGYLLLPYLAWVTFAGVLNASIWQLNQY; this is encoded by the coding sequence ATGAAAAACATCACCCGTATAGTAATGATCGTGGTAACCTGTCTGGTGGTAGGTTATTTTTCCGGAATTGTAACCCGTGGCAGTATTGAAACCTGGTATCCTACTTTGGTAAAACCGTCGTTTAATCCGCCCAACTGGTTGTTTGCTCCGGTATGGAGTACGTTATACATTATGATGGGAATTGCAGCCGGACTGGTTTGGAATCGGATTGATTTTGAACGCGATGCCGTAAAAAGAGCCTTGCTTTTCTTTACTATTCAGCTGGGATTGAATGCGTTATGGTCGTTTTTATTTTTCGGACTTCACAATGTTTTATTGGCTTTAATCGAGCTGGTTATACTTTGGCTAATGATTTACGAAACTTACCAATCGTTTCGAAAGATTCACAAAATTGCCGGTTATCTGTTGCTACCCTATCTTGCCTGGGTTACTTTCGCAGGGGTATTAAATGCAAGCATATGGCAACTTAATCAATATTAA